In Brachypodium distachyon strain Bd21 chromosome 2, Brachypodium_distachyon_v3.0, whole genome shotgun sequence, one genomic interval encodes:
- the LOC100825189 gene encoding calmodulin-binding transcription activator 4 isoform X2: MQQQGFDIQKLQQEVKTRWLKPPEVLKILQNFELFPVQHKPPQKPPSGSWFLFNRRVLRNFRNDGYDWRRKKNGKTFAEAHEYLKVDTVKALNCYYAQADKNSTFQKRIYWMLDPAYEHIVLVHYRDILENGSASRADAYGSPGLTSELIGQRLNSCSPGSGEEVSSQIATINNETTNTSQFDWLRMLEMQLSLENKERHDVNTDEVLPNDPIPVHEIRNEELDTCTNNVDIFNRLEPIEDNHAEGSHLYPNAIDVLKNSDTWLDEDQLESILQSAPVIVNESQWFHIHEVCPEWAFCSDSTKVVIAGDFLCNPSNSSWAILFGDVKVPVENVQEGVIRCHTPPDLGAGKVRMCMVDENEKPCSEAREFEFVEKPIKSTIDGNGKSCSEAREFEFQQKPGISGDGLSLLLNYVQMLFDGHGCGLFSKFRLPLPDVQCGFQVDPSDIINRTCEKLDHETTVTCVMEVMLNNKFEDWLSSKSEQNSEGNYLLPKKYHGVIHTIAALGYDWALKPLLSSGVPINYRDANGWTALHWAARFGREQMVGVLLAAGAAAGALSDPTSEDPVAKTPASIATAYGFDGLSAFLSEAQLTTHLHSLESKENGNPIDHTLGEGISNAVVRISDKCAHVDGGTDDQLALQDSLGAIRNAVQAAGRIQATFRVFSLKKKHKMALREAGAASRAMLDKAAMSIQKNFRCWKKRKEFRKVRKYVIKIQARVRAHQERKKYKELLQSVGILEKVMLRWFRKGVGLRGFNTTAMPIDEDEGEDIARVFRKERVETAVNEAVLRVSAIVGSPLARLQYRRMLEIHQQAKHAHEKSVS; this comes from the exons ATGCAGCAGCAAG GTTTCGATATACAAAAACTACAGCAGGAAGTGAAGACGCGGTGGCTGAAGCCTCCAGAGGTTCTGAAGATATTACAAAATTTTGAGTTGTTCCCAGTCCAACATAAACCCCCCCAGAAGCCACCGA GTGGTTCTTGGTTTCTTTTCAACCGTAGGGTGCTTCGGAACTTCCGTAATGATGGGTATGACTGGCGGAGAAAGAAGAATGGGAAGACCTTCGCTGAAGCCCATGAGTACCTTAAG GTTGATACTGTGAAGGCACTGAATTGCTACTATGCCCAGGCAGACAAAAATTCTACATTTCAGAAGCGGATATACTGGATGCTTGATCC GGCTTATGAGCACATTGTCCTTGTCCACTATAGAGATATTTTAGAg AATGGCAGTGCTAGCAGAGCTGATGCATACGGTTCACCAGGGTTGACTAGCGAGTTAATTGGACAGCGTCTCAATTCTTGCAGCCCTGGATCCGGGGAAGAAGTTAGTTCCCAGATTGCGACCATAAACAATGAAACAACTAATACAAGTCAATTTGATTGGTTACGGATGCTTGAAATGCAGCTTAGTCTGGAAAACAAGGAGCGTCATGATGTTAATACTGATGAGGTTCTGCCAAATGACCCTATTCCTGTGCATGAGATTCGTAATGAAGAACTAGACACTTGTACAAACAATGTAGATATCTTTAATAGACTGGAGCCTATTGAAGACAATCATGCCGAAGGAAGCCATCTTTATCCCAATGCTATTGATGTACTGAAAAATTCCG ATACATGGTTGGACGAGGACCAACTTGAATCTATTCTGCAGTCAGCTCCTGTGATAGTTAATGAAAGCCAATGGTTCCATATTCATGAGGTTTGTCCAGAATGGGCATTTTGTTCTGATAGTACAAAG GTTGTCATTGCAGGAGACTTCCTTTGCAACCCCTCCAATAGTTCATGGGCAATATTATTCGGTGATGTTAAGGTACCTGTGGAAAATGTCCAGGAAGGTGTCATCCGTTGTCATACTCCACCAGATCTTGGTGCTGGAAAGGTGAGAATGTGCATGGTTGATGAGAATGAGAAACCCTGCAGTGAAGCTCGAGAATTTGAATTCGTTGAAAAGCCCATCAAAAGTACGATTGATGGGAATGGCAAATCCTGCAGTGAAGCACGAGAATTTGAATTCCAACAGAAGCCTGGCATAAGTGGTGATGGGTTGTCGTTGCTTCTCAACTACGTGCAGATGCTTTTTGATGGTCATGGTTGTGGACTCTTCTCAAAGTTCAGGTTACCACTCCCAGATGTTCAGTGTGGGTTCCAAGTTGACCCCTCAGATATTATAAATAGAACATGTGAGAAACTGGACCATGAGACCACAGTAACTTGTGTCATGGAAGTAATGCTTAACAACAAGTTCGAAGATTGGTTATCATCCAAATCTGAACAGAATAGTGAAGGAAATTATTTGCTTCCTAAGAAATACCATGGTGTTATACATACAATTGCTGCATTGGGATACGATTGGGCTTTGAAACCACTGCTTAGTTCTGGTGTACCTATAAACTACCGTGATGCAAATGGATGGACTGCTCTGCATTGGGCTGCACGTTTTGGCAG GGAACAAATGGTCGGGGTTCTTCTTGCTGcaggggctgctgctggtgcacTTTCAGATCCAACATCGGAAGATCCTGTTGCCAAGACACCTGCTTCTATAGCGACTGCATATGGTTTCGATGGCCTTTCTGCATTCCTTTCAGAAGCACAGCTAACCACTCATCTTCATTCTCTGGAATCAAAAGAAAATGGGAATCCCATAGATCATACTCTTGGAGAGGGTATATCTAATGCTGTGGTTAGAATATCAGATAAATGTGCCCATGTGGATGGCGGAACTGACGATCAGCTTGCACTTCAGGATTCTCTAGGGGCTATCCGGAATGCTGTTCAAGCTGCTGGGCGCATACAAGCTACCTTCCGTGTGTTTTCCTTAAAAAAGAAGCATAAAATGGCACTTCGTGAGGCAGGTGCTGCTTCACGTGCTATGCTTGACAAAGCTGCAATGTCTATCCAAAAGAACTTCAGGTGCTGGAAAAAACGTAAAGAATTTCGGAAAGTTCGAAAATATGTTATCAAGATACAA GCACGGGTCAGAGCTCACCAGGAACGAAAGAAGTACAAGGAATTACTTCAAAGTGTTGGCATCCTTGAGAAGGTCATGCTAAGGTGGTTCCGAAAGGGTGTTGGTCTGCGAGGATTCAATACCACGGCGATGCCAATTGATGAAGACGAGGGAGAAGACATTGCCAGGGTTTTCCGGAAGGAAAGAGTGGAAACAGCTGTCAATGAGGCTGTTCTGAGGGTTTCAGCAATCGTTGGTAGTCCTCTTGCTAGGCTCCAGTATCGCAGGATGCTCGAAATACACCAACAGGCAAAG CATGCCCATGAAAAGTCTGTTAGCTGA
- the LOC100825189 gene encoding calmodulin-binding transcription activator 4 isoform X4, producing MQQQGFDIQKLQQEVKTRWLKPPEVLKILQNFELFPVQHKPPQKPPSGSWFLFNRRVLRNFRNDGYDWRRKKNGKTFAEAHEYLKVDTVKALNCYYAQADKNSTFQKRIYWMLDPAYEHIVLVHYRDILENGSASRADAYGSPGLTSELIGQRLNSCSPGSGEELSLENKERHDVNTDEVLPNDPIPVHEIRNEELDTCTNNVDIFNRLEPIEDNHAEGSHLYPNAIDVLKNSDTWLDEDQLESILQSAPVIVNESQWFHIHEVCPEWAFCSDSTKVVIAGDFLCNPSNSSWAILFGDVKVPVENVQEGVIRCHTPPDLGAGKVRMCMVDENEKPCSEAREFEFVEKPIKSTIDGNGKSCSEAREFEFQQKPGISGDGLSLLLNYVQMLFDGHGCGLFSKFRLPLPDVQCGFQVDPSDIINRTCEKLDHETTVTCVMEVMLNNKFEDWLSSKSEQNSEGNYLLPKKYHGVIHTIAALGYDWALKPLLSSGVPINYRDANGWTALHWAARFGREQMVGVLLAAGAAAGALSDPTSEDPVAKTPASIATAYGFDGLSAFLSEAQLTTHLHSLESKENGNPIDHTLGEGISNAVVRISDKCAHVDGGTDDQLALQDSLGAIRNAVQAAGRIQATFRVFSLKKKHKMALREAGAASRAMLDKAAMSIQKNFRCWKKRKEFRKVRKYVIKIQARVRAHQERKKYKELLQSVGILEKVMLRWFRKGVGLRGFNTTAMPIDEDEGEDIARVFRKERVETAVNEAVLRVSAIVGSPLARLQYRRMLEIHQQAKHAHEKSVS from the exons ATGCAGCAGCAAG GTTTCGATATACAAAAACTACAGCAGGAAGTGAAGACGCGGTGGCTGAAGCCTCCAGAGGTTCTGAAGATATTACAAAATTTTGAGTTGTTCCCAGTCCAACATAAACCCCCCCAGAAGCCACCGA GTGGTTCTTGGTTTCTTTTCAACCGTAGGGTGCTTCGGAACTTCCGTAATGATGGGTATGACTGGCGGAGAAAGAAGAATGGGAAGACCTTCGCTGAAGCCCATGAGTACCTTAAG GTTGATACTGTGAAGGCACTGAATTGCTACTATGCCCAGGCAGACAAAAATTCTACATTTCAGAAGCGGATATACTGGATGCTTGATCC GGCTTATGAGCACATTGTCCTTGTCCACTATAGAGATATTTTAGAg AATGGCAGTGCTAGCAGAGCTGATGCATACGGTTCACCAGGGTTGACTAGCGAGTTAATTGGACAGCGTCTCAATTCTTGCAGCCCTGGATCCGGGGAAGAA CTTAGTCTGGAAAACAAGGAGCGTCATGATGTTAATACTGATGAGGTTCTGCCAAATGACCCTATTCCTGTGCATGAGATTCGTAATGAAGAACTAGACACTTGTACAAACAATGTAGATATCTTTAATAGACTGGAGCCTATTGAAGACAATCATGCCGAAGGAAGCCATCTTTATCCCAATGCTATTGATGTACTGAAAAATTCCG ATACATGGTTGGACGAGGACCAACTTGAATCTATTCTGCAGTCAGCTCCTGTGATAGTTAATGAAAGCCAATGGTTCCATATTCATGAGGTTTGTCCAGAATGGGCATTTTGTTCTGATAGTACAAAG GTTGTCATTGCAGGAGACTTCCTTTGCAACCCCTCCAATAGTTCATGGGCAATATTATTCGGTGATGTTAAGGTACCTGTGGAAAATGTCCAGGAAGGTGTCATCCGTTGTCATACTCCACCAGATCTTGGTGCTGGAAAGGTGAGAATGTGCATGGTTGATGAGAATGAGAAACCCTGCAGTGAAGCTCGAGAATTTGAATTCGTTGAAAAGCCCATCAAAAGTACGATTGATGGGAATGGCAAATCCTGCAGTGAAGCACGAGAATTTGAATTCCAACAGAAGCCTGGCATAAGTGGTGATGGGTTGTCGTTGCTTCTCAACTACGTGCAGATGCTTTTTGATGGTCATGGTTGTGGACTCTTCTCAAAGTTCAGGTTACCACTCCCAGATGTTCAGTGTGGGTTCCAAGTTGACCCCTCAGATATTATAAATAGAACATGTGAGAAACTGGACCATGAGACCACAGTAACTTGTGTCATGGAAGTAATGCTTAACAACAAGTTCGAAGATTGGTTATCATCCAAATCTGAACAGAATAGTGAAGGAAATTATTTGCTTCCTAAGAAATACCATGGTGTTATACATACAATTGCTGCATTGGGATACGATTGGGCTTTGAAACCACTGCTTAGTTCTGGTGTACCTATAAACTACCGTGATGCAAATGGATGGACTGCTCTGCATTGGGCTGCACGTTTTGGCAG GGAACAAATGGTCGGGGTTCTTCTTGCTGcaggggctgctgctggtgcacTTTCAGATCCAACATCGGAAGATCCTGTTGCCAAGACACCTGCTTCTATAGCGACTGCATATGGTTTCGATGGCCTTTCTGCATTCCTTTCAGAAGCACAGCTAACCACTCATCTTCATTCTCTGGAATCAAAAGAAAATGGGAATCCCATAGATCATACTCTTGGAGAGGGTATATCTAATGCTGTGGTTAGAATATCAGATAAATGTGCCCATGTGGATGGCGGAACTGACGATCAGCTTGCACTTCAGGATTCTCTAGGGGCTATCCGGAATGCTGTTCAAGCTGCTGGGCGCATACAAGCTACCTTCCGTGTGTTTTCCTTAAAAAAGAAGCATAAAATGGCACTTCGTGAGGCAGGTGCTGCTTCACGTGCTATGCTTGACAAAGCTGCAATGTCTATCCAAAAGAACTTCAGGTGCTGGAAAAAACGTAAAGAATTTCGGAAAGTTCGAAAATATGTTATCAAGATACAA GCACGGGTCAGAGCTCACCAGGAACGAAAGAAGTACAAGGAATTACTTCAAAGTGTTGGCATCCTTGAGAAGGTCATGCTAAGGTGGTTCCGAAAGGGTGTTGGTCTGCGAGGATTCAATACCACGGCGATGCCAATTGATGAAGACGAGGGAGAAGACATTGCCAGGGTTTTCCGGAAGGAAAGAGTGGAAACAGCTGTCAATGAGGCTGTTCTGAGGGTTTCAGCAATCGTTGGTAGTCCTCTTGCTAGGCTCCAGTATCGCAGGATGCTCGAAATACACCAACAGGCAAAG CATGCCCATGAAAAGTCTGTTAGCTGA
- the LOC100825189 gene encoding calmodulin-binding transcription activator 4 isoform X3, producing MQQQGFDIQKLQQEVKTRWLKPPEVLKILQNFELFPVQHKPPQKPPSGSWFLFNRRVLRNFRNDGYDWRRKKNGKTFAEAHEYLKVDTVKALNCYYAQADKNSTFQKRIYWMLDPAYEHIVLVHYRDILEGSISVSVLNDSSTSNQNGSASRADAYGSPGLTSELIGQRLNSCSPGSGEELSLENKERHDVNTDEVLPNDPIPVHEIRNEELDTCTNNVDIFNRLEPIEDNHAEGSHLYPNAIDVLKNSDTWLDEDQLESILQSAPVIVNESQWFHIHEVCPEWAFCSDSTKVVIAGDFLCNPSNSSWAILFGDVKVPVENVQEGVIRCHTPPDLGAGKVRMCMVDENEKPCSEAREFEFVEKPIKSTIDGNGKSCSEAREFEFQQKPGISGDGLSLLLNYVQMLFDGHGCGLFSKFRLPLPDVQCGFQVDPSDIINRTCEKLDHETTVTCVMEVMLNNKFEDWLSSKSEQNSEGNYLLPKKYHGVIHTIAALGYDWALKPLLSSGVPINYRDANGWTALHWAARFGREQMVGVLLAAGAAAGALSDPTSEDPVAKTPASIATAYGFDGLSAFLSEAQLTTHLHSLESKENGNPIDHTLGEGISNAVVRISDKCAHVDGGTDDQLALQDSLGAIRNAVQAAGRIQATFRVFSLKKKHKMALREAGAASRAMLDKAAMSIQKNFRCWKKRKEFRKVRKYVIKIQARVRAHQERKKYKELLQSVGILEKVMLRWFRKGVGLRGFNTTAMPIDEDEGEDIARVFRKERVETAVNEAVLRVSAIVGSPLARLQYRRMLEIHQQAKHAHEKSVS from the exons ATGCAGCAGCAAG GTTTCGATATACAAAAACTACAGCAGGAAGTGAAGACGCGGTGGCTGAAGCCTCCAGAGGTTCTGAAGATATTACAAAATTTTGAGTTGTTCCCAGTCCAACATAAACCCCCCCAGAAGCCACCGA GTGGTTCTTGGTTTCTTTTCAACCGTAGGGTGCTTCGGAACTTCCGTAATGATGGGTATGACTGGCGGAGAAAGAAGAATGGGAAGACCTTCGCTGAAGCCCATGAGTACCTTAAG GTTGATACTGTGAAGGCACTGAATTGCTACTATGCCCAGGCAGACAAAAATTCTACATTTCAGAAGCGGATATACTGGATGCTTGATCC GGCTTATGAGCACATTGTCCTTGTCCACTATAGAGATATTTTAGAg GGTAGCATTTCTGTATCAGTGCTAAATGACTCGTCGACATCCAATCAGAATGGCAGTGCTAGCAGAGCTGATGCATACGGTTCACCAGGGTTGACTAGCGAGTTAATTGGACAGCGTCTCAATTCTTGCAGCCCTGGATCCGGGGAAGAA CTTAGTCTGGAAAACAAGGAGCGTCATGATGTTAATACTGATGAGGTTCTGCCAAATGACCCTATTCCTGTGCATGAGATTCGTAATGAAGAACTAGACACTTGTACAAACAATGTAGATATCTTTAATAGACTGGAGCCTATTGAAGACAATCATGCCGAAGGAAGCCATCTTTATCCCAATGCTATTGATGTACTGAAAAATTCCG ATACATGGTTGGACGAGGACCAACTTGAATCTATTCTGCAGTCAGCTCCTGTGATAGTTAATGAAAGCCAATGGTTCCATATTCATGAGGTTTGTCCAGAATGGGCATTTTGTTCTGATAGTACAAAG GTTGTCATTGCAGGAGACTTCCTTTGCAACCCCTCCAATAGTTCATGGGCAATATTATTCGGTGATGTTAAGGTACCTGTGGAAAATGTCCAGGAAGGTGTCATCCGTTGTCATACTCCACCAGATCTTGGTGCTGGAAAGGTGAGAATGTGCATGGTTGATGAGAATGAGAAACCCTGCAGTGAAGCTCGAGAATTTGAATTCGTTGAAAAGCCCATCAAAAGTACGATTGATGGGAATGGCAAATCCTGCAGTGAAGCACGAGAATTTGAATTCCAACAGAAGCCTGGCATAAGTGGTGATGGGTTGTCGTTGCTTCTCAACTACGTGCAGATGCTTTTTGATGGTCATGGTTGTGGACTCTTCTCAAAGTTCAGGTTACCACTCCCAGATGTTCAGTGTGGGTTCCAAGTTGACCCCTCAGATATTATAAATAGAACATGTGAGAAACTGGACCATGAGACCACAGTAACTTGTGTCATGGAAGTAATGCTTAACAACAAGTTCGAAGATTGGTTATCATCCAAATCTGAACAGAATAGTGAAGGAAATTATTTGCTTCCTAAGAAATACCATGGTGTTATACATACAATTGCTGCATTGGGATACGATTGGGCTTTGAAACCACTGCTTAGTTCTGGTGTACCTATAAACTACCGTGATGCAAATGGATGGACTGCTCTGCATTGGGCTGCACGTTTTGGCAG GGAACAAATGGTCGGGGTTCTTCTTGCTGcaggggctgctgctggtgcacTTTCAGATCCAACATCGGAAGATCCTGTTGCCAAGACACCTGCTTCTATAGCGACTGCATATGGTTTCGATGGCCTTTCTGCATTCCTTTCAGAAGCACAGCTAACCACTCATCTTCATTCTCTGGAATCAAAAGAAAATGGGAATCCCATAGATCATACTCTTGGAGAGGGTATATCTAATGCTGTGGTTAGAATATCAGATAAATGTGCCCATGTGGATGGCGGAACTGACGATCAGCTTGCACTTCAGGATTCTCTAGGGGCTATCCGGAATGCTGTTCAAGCTGCTGGGCGCATACAAGCTACCTTCCGTGTGTTTTCCTTAAAAAAGAAGCATAAAATGGCACTTCGTGAGGCAGGTGCTGCTTCACGTGCTATGCTTGACAAAGCTGCAATGTCTATCCAAAAGAACTTCAGGTGCTGGAAAAAACGTAAAGAATTTCGGAAAGTTCGAAAATATGTTATCAAGATACAA GCACGGGTCAGAGCTCACCAGGAACGAAAGAAGTACAAGGAATTACTTCAAAGTGTTGGCATCCTTGAGAAGGTCATGCTAAGGTGGTTCCGAAAGGGTGTTGGTCTGCGAGGATTCAATACCACGGCGATGCCAATTGATGAAGACGAGGGAGAAGACATTGCCAGGGTTTTCCGGAAGGAAAGAGTGGAAACAGCTGTCAATGAGGCTGTTCTGAGGGTTTCAGCAATCGTTGGTAGTCCTCTTGCTAGGCTCCAGTATCGCAGGATGCTCGAAATACACCAACAGGCAAAG CATGCCCATGAAAAGTCTGTTAGCTGA
- the LOC100825189 gene encoding calmodulin-binding transcription activator 4 isoform X1, with the protein MQQQGFDIQKLQQEVKTRWLKPPEVLKILQNFELFPVQHKPPQKPPSGSWFLFNRRVLRNFRNDGYDWRRKKNGKTFAEAHEYLKVDTVKALNCYYAQADKNSTFQKRIYWMLDPAYEHIVLVHYRDILEGSISVSVLNDSSTSNQNGSASRADAYGSPGLTSELIGQRLNSCSPGSGEEVSSQIATINNETTNTSQFDWLRMLEMQLSLENKERHDVNTDEVLPNDPIPVHEIRNEELDTCTNNVDIFNRLEPIEDNHAEGSHLYPNAIDVLKNSDTWLDEDQLESILQSAPVIVNESQWFHIHEVCPEWAFCSDSTKVVIAGDFLCNPSNSSWAILFGDVKVPVENVQEGVIRCHTPPDLGAGKVRMCMVDENEKPCSEAREFEFVEKPIKSTIDGNGKSCSEAREFEFQQKPGISGDGLSLLLNYVQMLFDGHGCGLFSKFRLPLPDVQCGFQVDPSDIINRTCEKLDHETTVTCVMEVMLNNKFEDWLSSKSEQNSEGNYLLPKKYHGVIHTIAALGYDWALKPLLSSGVPINYRDANGWTALHWAARFGREQMVGVLLAAGAAAGALSDPTSEDPVAKTPASIATAYGFDGLSAFLSEAQLTTHLHSLESKENGNPIDHTLGEGISNAVVRISDKCAHVDGGTDDQLALQDSLGAIRNAVQAAGRIQATFRVFSLKKKHKMALREAGAASRAMLDKAAMSIQKNFRCWKKRKEFRKVRKYVIKIQARVRAHQERKKYKELLQSVGILEKVMLRWFRKGVGLRGFNTTAMPIDEDEGEDIARVFRKERVETAVNEAVLRVSAIVGSPLARLQYRRMLEIHQQAKHAHEKSVS; encoded by the exons ATGCAGCAGCAAG GTTTCGATATACAAAAACTACAGCAGGAAGTGAAGACGCGGTGGCTGAAGCCTCCAGAGGTTCTGAAGATATTACAAAATTTTGAGTTGTTCCCAGTCCAACATAAACCCCCCCAGAAGCCACCGA GTGGTTCTTGGTTTCTTTTCAACCGTAGGGTGCTTCGGAACTTCCGTAATGATGGGTATGACTGGCGGAGAAAGAAGAATGGGAAGACCTTCGCTGAAGCCCATGAGTACCTTAAG GTTGATACTGTGAAGGCACTGAATTGCTACTATGCCCAGGCAGACAAAAATTCTACATTTCAGAAGCGGATATACTGGATGCTTGATCC GGCTTATGAGCACATTGTCCTTGTCCACTATAGAGATATTTTAGAg GGTAGCATTTCTGTATCAGTGCTAAATGACTCGTCGACATCCAATCAGAATGGCAGTGCTAGCAGAGCTGATGCATACGGTTCACCAGGGTTGACTAGCGAGTTAATTGGACAGCGTCTCAATTCTTGCAGCCCTGGATCCGGGGAAGAAGTTAGTTCCCAGATTGCGACCATAAACAATGAAACAACTAATACAAGTCAATTTGATTGGTTACGGATGCTTGAAATGCAGCTTAGTCTGGAAAACAAGGAGCGTCATGATGTTAATACTGATGAGGTTCTGCCAAATGACCCTATTCCTGTGCATGAGATTCGTAATGAAGAACTAGACACTTGTACAAACAATGTAGATATCTTTAATAGACTGGAGCCTATTGAAGACAATCATGCCGAAGGAAGCCATCTTTATCCCAATGCTATTGATGTACTGAAAAATTCCG ATACATGGTTGGACGAGGACCAACTTGAATCTATTCTGCAGTCAGCTCCTGTGATAGTTAATGAAAGCCAATGGTTCCATATTCATGAGGTTTGTCCAGAATGGGCATTTTGTTCTGATAGTACAAAG GTTGTCATTGCAGGAGACTTCCTTTGCAACCCCTCCAATAGTTCATGGGCAATATTATTCGGTGATGTTAAGGTACCTGTGGAAAATGTCCAGGAAGGTGTCATCCGTTGTCATACTCCACCAGATCTTGGTGCTGGAAAGGTGAGAATGTGCATGGTTGATGAGAATGAGAAACCCTGCAGTGAAGCTCGAGAATTTGAATTCGTTGAAAAGCCCATCAAAAGTACGATTGATGGGAATGGCAAATCCTGCAGTGAAGCACGAGAATTTGAATTCCAACAGAAGCCTGGCATAAGTGGTGATGGGTTGTCGTTGCTTCTCAACTACGTGCAGATGCTTTTTGATGGTCATGGTTGTGGACTCTTCTCAAAGTTCAGGTTACCACTCCCAGATGTTCAGTGTGGGTTCCAAGTTGACCCCTCAGATATTATAAATAGAACATGTGAGAAACTGGACCATGAGACCACAGTAACTTGTGTCATGGAAGTAATGCTTAACAACAAGTTCGAAGATTGGTTATCATCCAAATCTGAACAGAATAGTGAAGGAAATTATTTGCTTCCTAAGAAATACCATGGTGTTATACATACAATTGCTGCATTGGGATACGATTGGGCTTTGAAACCACTGCTTAGTTCTGGTGTACCTATAAACTACCGTGATGCAAATGGATGGACTGCTCTGCATTGGGCTGCACGTTTTGGCAG GGAACAAATGGTCGGGGTTCTTCTTGCTGcaggggctgctgctggtgcacTTTCAGATCCAACATCGGAAGATCCTGTTGCCAAGACACCTGCTTCTATAGCGACTGCATATGGTTTCGATGGCCTTTCTGCATTCCTTTCAGAAGCACAGCTAACCACTCATCTTCATTCTCTGGAATCAAAAGAAAATGGGAATCCCATAGATCATACTCTTGGAGAGGGTATATCTAATGCTGTGGTTAGAATATCAGATAAATGTGCCCATGTGGATGGCGGAACTGACGATCAGCTTGCACTTCAGGATTCTCTAGGGGCTATCCGGAATGCTGTTCAAGCTGCTGGGCGCATACAAGCTACCTTCCGTGTGTTTTCCTTAAAAAAGAAGCATAAAATGGCACTTCGTGAGGCAGGTGCTGCTTCACGTGCTATGCTTGACAAAGCTGCAATGTCTATCCAAAAGAACTTCAGGTGCTGGAAAAAACGTAAAGAATTTCGGAAAGTTCGAAAATATGTTATCAAGATACAA GCACGGGTCAGAGCTCACCAGGAACGAAAGAAGTACAAGGAATTACTTCAAAGTGTTGGCATCCTTGAGAAGGTCATGCTAAGGTGGTTCCGAAAGGGTGTTGGTCTGCGAGGATTCAATACCACGGCGATGCCAATTGATGAAGACGAGGGAGAAGACATTGCCAGGGTTTTCCGGAAGGAAAGAGTGGAAACAGCTGTCAATGAGGCTGTTCTGAGGGTTTCAGCAATCGTTGGTAGTCCTCTTGCTAGGCTCCAGTATCGCAGGATGCTCGAAATACACCAACAGGCAAAG CATGCCCATGAAAAGTCTGTTAGCTGA